In the Syntrophus aciditrophicus SB genome, CTTCCGGTGTATCCGGCAGATCAAGTTCAACAGCTGCTTTCCTTTCTGTCCCGTTACTGTTGTAACAGGTTGTAACAACGTAGTAGATGTCCAGTTTATCGGCATCCCGCAGCAGTCTGCTGAAATAGGTGCAGATGGGGGACTCATTTTCAGGGATGGTCAAGCGATTATGATAGGAGATGGCTTTCAGTATCAGTTCCCGGGCATCCCTATCCAATGCTGCCAGCGCCTTTTCCTGTTTAAGGATCCTGACGCCCAACTCTCCATGGTTTTCTGATTTCTGATCCACGAAGGTCTGGTAGCGGACGAATTGCTGAAAACGGCCAATATCATGAAACAGGGCCATGACTTCCGCAAGTCTAAGGGCATTATGACTCAGATCCAGCTTTTTTCCGATATTCAGGATTTCATTACAAACCCTTAATGAGTGCTTCTCCTTCAGCAATATGGCCTGCTGGATAATCGAGTCAGAGGAATAGAAAGATCGGACATACCTGTAGAACCAGTCTTTCAGATTTTTCAAATCGGATTCGTTTATTTGACAGGAATTCTGGGATATCATGATGGGTCTTTTAACAGTTCATTATTCAGAAAAAAGAAAAGAGGCCTATACTGCATTCAATTCGCAATTTGTTGCTTGTGGTAATCAGCGGTGACCATCATGGCTGCTGAAGTGAAGCGACACACCTTTTGCCTCTGGGATTGACATCCTCATTTATCTTTAAATATAAACACACATTATTCTGTTTTTACAGGAGAAAATTCCATTTCAAGGAATTTTCTCAGCAACGACGGTTCATTAAGGTCTGTAAGAACAATCCTGAAATCGTTCGGATATTCCGTGCGTTGACTCAGTCAATGGGGGGGGCGTGATTCTTCCGGAACACTACGCTTCCTGTCAACAAGGATGAAATCATCCGGAAAGTAGAGTGCAAGTTCATATTCGATTTCATTTCTGTCAGGAATACAGATATTGAACATCGACATGGCATCATGGATCTTATGAACGACGATGGGTATCCTTGTTTAGGCAGTGATGTTGTTAAGAGAAAGGTAGAGGGGCACTCCACGCCACGTCTTGTGGCAACTCGAATTGGAAGGCAATGAAGGCTTTTCAGCAGTTTCTTCATTGGAAAGAAGGTTTTTACCAGGCGGTAGATTCAAGCTGATGACATAAACATTTTTAGTTTCAGGATAATGTTATTTAAATTAATCGTTAAAAAATATTTGGGAAAGATTGTAACTGAACGGAGGCGGCCACTTCCTAATTTCATGGTCAGGGTTGCATGAACAGCCGGCCGATATGGGCCGGTATTTTTTCCGGGAACGGTAAAGGTCAAATGATGGTAGTGAAAGAACCAAGGAATCATTTTCCGCCTTTGCGTAATGGTCTGAGGACCTATGATGAAAAGGCTCTTTAAGAGATCTGCCGGACAATTTATTCCGCAAGATTGTAGTCTGCCAGGATTTCAGCTGTGAGACCTTCTGCTTCCCGCTTAAACACCTGATGATGTACAAGGCTGATGCCAATAAGTTCTTCAAGGAACTGTCGAAAATCGGGGGCTGAAACCAATGGCACAGAAGACTTGTATCTGGCAGCATACAATCTCAGAATATTGGCTTTGGTAACTTCTTCCAGCCTTTCACGCTCCGCGGTATAAATTGCCTGCCACAAACGTCCGGTTGCTTCCTCCATCCCCCTGTCTCCCTGAGCCCGCTGTGTCCTCTCCACACTGGAAAGTTCCGCCCGGGCCGCTTCCACTTCGCCGTGAGCAATCCCGAACTTGTCCCGTGCTGACATGGCCTCGGATTTCGCAGTTTCGAACGCTTCTCTTTGTGCGGGGCCTTCTTCATAAAATTTGCGGCGAACGCTTTCGTAAACATTCATTGCAGAGTAAAGCAGGCGTTGAGCTTCTTTTTCTTGTGCAATCAGCAGGTTGATTCTGTCTCTCCGAGCTTGAAGAGAAGAATCCCGAGCCTTTTCCTTCTCTTTCAATCGTTCCAGGTCAAGCTTTGCCTTCTCGATTGCGGACAAAGTCTCTGTTGAAATTTGTTTTTTCTGCATGTTCAATGATTTCTCCTTTTTTGATTTATCCCACAGTCACTCGCTTCCTGAGAAAAACGAACGTATCATGATCCACTGTATCCGGCTGAAGAAAAAATGCGTGATAATCATTTCTCTATTTTGAGGGTTTCCCGATTGGTTTTTTGTATCTGCTGCATATATTATTTAATTTAAGTCCGAAATCAAAGGCTTTGCTGAAAACTTTATATCAAGACTCATAAATGCCATTCTTGTCAAACCAAAATTTACTTAAAACATCGACCAGTTTGCGCCTGATTGTGCAGATAATAACTTTTTCATTCCTGCCTTTACCATATACAAATCGGTCATGACCGG is a window encoding:
- a CDS encoding HD domain-containing protein, with amino-acid sequence MKNLKDWFYRYVRSFYSSDSIIQQAILLKEKHSLRVCNEILNIGKKLDLSHNALRLAEVMALFHDIGRFQQFVRYQTFVDQKSENHGELGVRILKQEKALAALDRDARELILKAISYHNRLTIPENESPICTYFSRLLRDADKLDIYYVVTTCYNSNGTERKAAVELDLPDTPEVSGEILISLIEEKMISLHQLKSLNDFKLLQMAWVYDINYLPTFRMIYERNYLRKIRDTLPGTEEIEQVYCKLISFLKAKL